A region from the Bos indicus x Bos taurus breed Angus x Brahman F1 hybrid chromosome 9, Bos_hybrid_MaternalHap_v2.0, whole genome shotgun sequence genome encodes:
- the MAS1 gene encoding proto-oncogene Mas: MDEANGTSFVAEEPSNASTSGNTSVKDPRREIPIVHWVIMSISPLGFVENGILLWFLCFRMRRNPFTVYITHLSIADISLLFCIFILSVDYALDYELSSGYYYTIVTLSVTFLFGYNTGLYLLTAISVERCLSVLYPIWYRCHRPKHQSAFVCALLWALSCLVTTMEYVMCIDSEGQTHSRGDCRAVIIFIAILSFLVFTPLMVVSSTILVVKIRKNSWASHSSKLYLVITVTIIIFFIFAMPMRLLYLLYYEYWSTFKNLHHVSLLFSTINSSANPFIYFFVGSSRKKRFKESLKVVLTRAFKDEMQPRQPEDHTATTATETVV; encoded by the coding sequence ATGGATGAGGCAAACGGGACATCATTTGTTGCTGAGGAGCCCTCCAACGCCTCAACCAGCGGGAACACCTCCGTCAAGGACCCGCGCCGGGAAATTCCCATCGTGCACTGGGTGATCATGAGCATCTCCCCGCTGGGCTTTGTTGAGAACGGAATcctcctctggttcctctgcttccgGATGAGAAGAAACCCCTTCACCGTCTACATCACCCACTTGTCCATCGCGGACATCTCGTTGCTCTTTTGCATCTTTATTCTGTCTGTTGATTATGCTTTAGATTACGAGCTGTCTTCTGGCTATTACTACACAATTGTCACGTTATCGGTGACGTTTCTCTTTGGCTACAACACAGGCCTGTACCTGCTGACGGCCATCAGCGTGGAGAGGTGCCTGTCTGTCCTGTACCCCATCTGGTACCGGTGCCACCGCCCCAAGCACCAGTCGGCATTCGTCTGTGCCCTCCTGTGGGCACTCTCCTGCTTGGTGACCACCATGGAATACGTCATGTGCATTGACAGTGAGGGACAGACCCACTCCCGAGGAGACTGCAGGGCCGTGATCATCTTCATAGCCATTCTGAGCTTCCTGGTCTTTACTCCCCTCATGGTGGTGTCCAGCACCATCTTGGTGGTGAAGATCCGGAAGAACTCGTGGGCGTCCCACTCCTCGAAGCTGTACCTGGTCATCACCGTCACCATCATCATATTCTTCATCTTCGCCatgcccatgaggctcctctacCTGCTCTATTACGAGTACTGGTCGACATTCAAGAACTTGCACCacgtttctcttctcttctctaccatCAATAGCAGCGCCAAcccttttatttacttctttgtgggcagcagcaggaagaagcGGTTCAAAGAGTCCTTGAAAGTGGTTCTGACCAGGGCTTTCAAAGATGAAATGCAGCCCAGGCAACCAGAAGACCACACGGCCACCACAGCAACCGAGACTGTTGTCTGA